The DNA sequence CTGTTCGCGGGCCTGGAGGGTGAGGGCGTAAGCCCGCTTTCCGTCTTTATCCAGGGTTCCGCCCACGATCCGGCCCGGCATGGCGCGGGCCATGTCCAGCCTGGTGGCGAAAAATCCGAACAGCGGTCCGCCCATATACATGCTGTTGCCCAGGGCCTGGCCTTCACCCACCACGATATCGGCGCCACAGGCGGCCGGGGCTTTCAGGATGGACAGCGAGATGGGGTCCGCGGCCACGATCAGCAGTGTTTTGGGATTGCTGTGGACCACTTTTTCCAGTTGGCTCAGCGGCTCGATGTTGCCCCAGAAATTTGGGGTCTGGATCACCACGCTGCCCACGCTGGCGTCCATTTTGGCCGTCAGATCGTCCAGATCGGTGATGCCGGCATTGGCTTCGCAGCTTATCAGCTCCACTCCGATCCCCTCTGTATAGGCTTTGATCACCTTCACATACTCGGGATGCAGGCTGGCGGGCAGGATGGCTTTTTTGAGGCCGTTCCTGCGCACCGCCATCAGGATGGCTTCCGCCGCCGCCGAGGCCCCGTCGTACATCGAGGCGTTGGCTATTTCCATGCCGGTGAGCTCGCAGATCATCGTCTGATATTCATAAATGAACTGCAGCGTTCCCTGGCTTACTTCGGCCTGGTAGGGCGTGTAGGCGGTGAAGAATTCCGGGCGGGACACAATGGTATCCACCGCGGCGGGGATGAAATGGTCGTAAACGC is a window from the Candidatus Cloacimonadota bacterium genome containing:
- the gcvPA gene encoding aminomethyl-transferring glycine dehydrogenase subunit GcvPA, which encodes MPYISNTDAERRQMLSRIGVGSFDELIAAIPRKLRLQGLLELEAPLSELEMSRRIQERTCGNVCVQKASSFLGAGVYDHFIPAAVDTIVSRPEFFTAYTPYQAEVSQGTLQFIYEYQTMICELTGMEIANASMYDGASAAAEAILMAVRRNGLKKAILPASLHPEYVKVIKAYTEGIGVELISCEANAGITDLDDLTAKMDASVGSVVIQTPNFWGNIEPLSQLEKVVHSNPKTLLIVAADPISLSILKAPAACGADIVVGEGQALGNSMYMGGPLFGFFATRLDMARAMPGRIVGGTLDKDGKRAYALTLQAREQHIRRAKATSNICSNQSLCTLAATVYLSLLGSDGLAEVATQSTQLAHYMAQKIASVPGFSLVWPEVPFFKEFAVNCPVPARQVIADLLNHGIYAGVDLATFSQSDHRLLIAVTEKKTLAEIDDYIETLRELNYE